Within the Nocardioides aurantiacus genome, the region TGATGGGCGTGATCCTGCTCGGCAACGCGCTGACCTCGATCGCGCCGAGCTACGGCGCGCTGATGGGGGCGCGGTTCGTCTCCGGCCTCCCGCACGGCGCGTTCTTCGGCGTGGCCGCGCTGGTGGCGGCCGACCTCGTCGCCCCCCACCGTCGGGCGCAGGCCGTCAGCCTGGTGATGACCGGCCTCACCGTCGCCACTCTGCTCGGCGTGCCCGCCGCGACCTGGCTGGGCCAGGGCCTGGGCTGGCGGGCGGCGTACGGCCTCGTGGTGGCGCTCGCCGCGCTCACCCTGGTGCTGCTCGCCCTGCTGGTGCCCCGCGTCCCCGCGGACCGCGGCGCCAGCGGCCGCACCGAGCTGCGCGCGCTCAAGGAGCCGCAGGTGCTGCTCACCGCCCTGGCCGGGGCGATCGGCTTCGGCGGCATGTTCGCGATCTACACCTACATCGCGCCCACCGTCACCGAGGTGGCCGGGCAGCGCGAGGGCATGGTGCCGGTGTACCTGCTGTCCTTCGGCGTCGGCTCGGTGCTCGGCACCCTGGTCGGCGGTCGGCTGGCCGACTGGTCGATCCTGCGCTCCACGGTGCTCGGTGCGGCTGCGATGGGCGTGCTGCTCGCGGCGTACGCCGTGACCTCG harbors:
- a CDS encoding MFS transporter, translating into MTTTIDNPRPRLAATDATDGGVAARRRTAGLALLALATGAFAIGTTEFVSMGLLPQLASGVGVDIPTAGHVISAYAVGVVVGAPVLAVLGARLPRRGLLLALMGVILLGNALTSIAPSYGALMGARFVSGLPHGAFFGVAALVAADLVAPHRRAQAVSLVMTGLTVATLLGVPAATWLGQGLGWRAAYGLVVALAALTLVLLALLVPRVPADRGASGRTELRALKEPQVLLTALAGAIGFGGMFAIYTYIAPTVTEVAGQREGMVPVYLLSFGVGSVLGTLVGGRLADWSILRSTVLGAAAMGVLLAAYAVTSQWLVPGMLTVFLISASGGVFTIGLQMRLIQVAGKARTLGAALNHSALNAANALGAWLGGLTVAGGLGYPSTAWVGVGLSLLGLVVLGVSVTLQRRTTLAAATA